The Toxoplasma gondii ME49 chromosome XII, whole genome shotgun sequence genome includes a region encoding these proteins:
- a CDS encoding prefoldin subunit 6, putative (encoded by transcript TGME49_248370) yields the protein MSQEQLTEAMREFDRLIGKMEENLQMRNKLMTQQNENEGVAKELGQLQDDSVLYKIVGPVLVRQNREDATATVNKRLDYIRGELQRCDKLDSDMKAQLKEATQRIETLQKKMLDREKQRSGRI from the exons ATGTCACAGGAGCAGTTGACAGAGGCGATGCGAGAGTTCGATCGCCTCATCGGGA AGATGGAAGAGAACCTCCAGATGAGGAATAAGCTAATGACACAACAGaacgagaacgaaggagTTGCGAAG GAACTGGGCCAGCTCCAGGACGACTCAGTGCTGTACAAAATTGTAGGACCAGTGCTTGTTAGACAAAACCGAGAAGACGCAACGGCGACCGTGAACAAACGACTGGACTACATACGAGGAGAACT GCAGCGGTGTGACAAGCTTGATTCGGACATGAAAGCGCAATTAAAGGAGGCCACCCAGCGGATCGAGACCCTTCAAAAGAAGATGTTGGAtcgggagaaacagaggagtGGAAGGATTTGA